From one Triticum aestivum cultivar Chinese Spring chromosome 4B, IWGSC CS RefSeq v2.1, whole genome shotgun sequence genomic stretch:
- the LOC123095137 gene encoding maternal protein pumilio, with protein sequence MDRSGRSDDGKSTGHPDLAASLGAMGLGNPSPQPREQQEQALQRQQRAAWLRQRTAPPVMPEQQFRTTLLMASGLEVARQSWSQQSQQHQAYRWEEMGSSRGGGPYVSPMGAAAAANNPSAWYDRAAAAANNPSAWYNSAGGNFFSTQGQNGSQQQQQQYTLSASASQYQPVASPVAASANANASLQYLYQQQYAISNQSGAGAYAWSAPDDDKRMDQRLRAIRAAQAQAGYVPYRAAPAAQPRRARTLEETRSRLLKAPIDVHVVTFPQSPAHVVTLLEEGVDKIRLNVLAGVTHRMHDFMDSRDGHAVFVALLRACAARAGEVKNIVEAAFYCRHNLLPLMRHDHGEDCLAELMAAAAPYPNLCAMLVDRFLFEHVLLDLKGDQVLHHCFATMRYEDTRLLVVAVLDGNMLDEMAYSKSPAGSKCLVECFNNARGDESRKLRDALLDKAIELARGEYSNYFVQHALEHGDAQTRQQLVQRLMGQAVGLSLHRSGSYVVEACFNKAGLLNLVVAQFMNMGDAELVELVQGRSSNYVVHRMLEAAKDRYPKETLGLARRIYRLHGNGVWQVYAEKVMRVVGKILSRHSHHGPSYR encoded by the exons ATGGATCGGAGCGGACGGAGCGACGACGGCAAGTCCACCGGCCACCCCGACCTCGCCGCCTCGCTGGGCGCGATGGGCCTCGGCAACCCCTCGCCGCAGCCGCGGGAGCAGCAGGAGCAGGCGCTGCAGCGGCAGCAGAGAGCGGCGTGGTTGCGGCAGAGGACCGCGCCGCCGGTGATGCCGGAGCAGCAGTTCAGGACGACGCTGTTGATGGCGTCAGGGCTTGAGGTTGCACGGCAGTCCTGGTCGCAGCAGTCACAGCAGCACCAGGCCTACCGGTGGGAGGAGATGGGCTCATCGAGGGGCGGCGGCCCGTACGTCTCGCCGATGGGCGCCGCCGCAGCTGCCAATAACCCTAGCGCGTGGTACGACAGGGCCGCCGCAGCGGCCAACAACCCTAGCGCGTGGTACAACTCCGCAGGCGGCAACTTCTTCAGTACGCAGGGCCAGAACGgtagccagcagcagcagcagcagtacacTCTGAGCGCCAGCGCCAGCCAGTACCAACCAGTAGCCTCGCCGGTGGCGGCGAGCGCCAACGCCAACGCCAGCCTGCAGTACCTGTACCAGCAGCAGTATGCCATCTCCAACCAATCCGGCGCCGGCGCCTACGCCTGGTCCGCGCCCGATGATGACAAGCGCATGGATCAGAGGCTGAGAGCCATCAGAGCCGCCCAGGCTCAGGCGGGTTATGTGCCGTacagggcggcgccggcggcccAGCCACGGCGTGCCCGGACGCTGGAGGAAACCCGGTCGCGGCTGCTCAAGGCCCCGATTGATGTGCACGTGGTGACGTTCCCCCAGTCCCCCGCgcacgtggtgacgctgctcgagGAAGGCGTCGACAAGATCCGGCTGAACGTCCTCGCCGGGGTGACGCACCGCATGCACGACTTCATGGACAGCAGGGACGGGCACGCGGTGTTTGTGGCGCTGCTGCGCGCCTGCGCGGCGCGGGCCGGCGAGGTCAAGAACATCGTGGAGGCCGCCTTCTACTGCAGGCACAACCTGCTGCCGCTGATGAGGCACGACCACGG GGAGGATTGCCTGGCGGAgctcatggcggcggcggcgccgtacCCTAACCTGTGCGCGATGCTGGTGGACCGCTTCCTGTTTGAACACGTGCTGCTGGACCTCAAAGGGGACCAGGTGCTTCACCACTGCTTTGCCACCATGAGATACGAGGACACCAGG CTGCTGGTGGTCGCCGTCCTCGATGGCAACATGCTTGACGAAATGGCCTACTCGAAATCGCCGGCCGGGTCCAAGTGCCTGGTGGAGTGCTTCAACAATGCCAGAGGCGACGAGTCCCGCAAACTCCGGGACGCCCTGCTCGACAAGGCTATCGAGCTGGCCAGGGGCGAGTACAG CAACTACTTCGTGCAGCACGCCCTGGAGCACGGCGACGCGCAGACGCGGCAGCAGCTGGTGCAGCGGCTGATGGGGCAGGCGGTGGGCCTGTCCCTGCACCGCTCCGGCAGCTACgtcgtggaggcgtgcttcaacaaGGCGGGGCTGCTCAACCTCGTGGTCGCTCAGTTCATGAACATGGGCGACGCCGAGCTCGTGGAGCTCGTGCAGGGCCGCTCCTCCAACTACGTCGTCCACAGGATGCTCGAGGCCGCCAAAGAC AGGTATCCCAAGGAGACGCTGGGGCTGGCGCGGCGGATCTACAGGCTGCACGGGAACGGCGTCTGGCAGGTGTACGCCGAGAAGGTGATGAGGGTCGTCGGCAAGATCTTGTCTCGCCACTCTCATCACGGCCCCTCGTATCGCTGA